Proteins from a single region of Chryseobacterium sp. W4I1:
- a CDS encoding pesticidal protein Cry7Aa: MVSLKKGGIILRKTSLDFESEGVLNPAVIQDNGKIHLFYRAVAKNNFSSIGYCILSDYKTIETRLSSPVLIPEFEYEKHGIEDPRIVKIDHLFYLTYTSYDGINALGTLAVSEDLISWQKRGIIVPQIPYKKFSFLSEYQGEIREKYRRFNKLPPTYENNKGVFLWDKNVIFFPRRINGKLYFLHRIRPDIQIAGIENIEDLNPDFWKDYFLHFKDHILLSPQYEHEVSYIGGGCPPIETAQGWLLIYHGVHDTIEGYVYSACAALLDLDHPEKEISRLPYPLFKPEEQWEQKGEVNNVCFPTGAVVEGDTLHIYYGAADERIAVASLSISELLKELLQYTS; encoded by the coding sequence ATGGTATCCCTGAAAAAAGGCGGAATTATACTCAGAAAAACGTCATTAGACTTTGAGAGTGAGGGTGTTTTAAATCCTGCTGTTATTCAGGATAATGGCAAAATACATTTATTTTACAGGGCTGTTGCTAAGAATAATTTTTCCAGTATCGGATATTGCATATTATCAGATTATAAGACTATAGAAACCCGGCTCAGCAGCCCGGTTCTCATCCCTGAGTTTGAATACGAAAAACATGGTATTGAAGATCCAAGAATCGTAAAAATTGATCACTTGTTTTATCTTACCTATACCAGTTATGACGGGATTAATGCATTAGGAACACTTGCTGTATCGGAGGATCTTATATCATGGCAGAAACGGGGTATTATTGTTCCCCAAATTCCATACAAAAAGTTTAGCTTTTTATCAGAATACCAAGGTGAAATAAGAGAAAAGTACAGGCGCTTCAACAAACTCCCACCTACTTATGAGAACAATAAAGGTGTCTTTCTTTGGGATAAAAATGTGATATTTTTTCCAAGAAGAATTAACGGTAAACTTTATTTTCTGCATCGCATAAGACCTGATATTCAAATTGCAGGTATAGAAAATATTGAAGATTTGAATCCTGATTTCTGGAAAGATTATTTCCTTCACTTTAAAGATCATATTCTATTATCCCCTCAATATGAGCATGAAGTAAGCTATATCGGAGGAGGATGCCCCCCGATAGAAACTGCACAAGGATGGCTTTTGATATACCATGGCGTACACGATACCATTGAAGGATATGTTTACAGCGCATGCGCCGCTTTACTGGATCTTGATCATCCTGAAAAAGAAATTTCAAGACTTCCTTATCCTCTTTTCAAACCCGAAGAGCAATGGGAACAGAAGGGTGAGGTAAATAATGTCTGCTTCCCTACCGGAGCCGTTGTAGAAGGAGATACGCTCCATATTTACTACGGGGCTGCAGATGAAAGAATCGCTGTTGCTTCTTTAAGTATCTCAGAATTATTGAAGGAATTACTACAGTATACATCATAA
- a CDS encoding AraC family transcriptional regulator, whose amino-acid sequence MKLYIKYMVSLRCKMVVHQELERLGIKNAVVDLGTIELFDDISLEQRQILKENLFKTGLEVLDDKKSILIEKIKNVVIEMIHYSDALPKENFSDYISEKLGYDYTYLANTFSEVKGMTLQHFIIINKVEKAKELLLYDELNLTEISYKLNYSSVAHLSNQFKKITGLSPSFYKQLKQKRLGNLEDL is encoded by the coding sequence ATGAAGTTGTATATAAAATATATGGTAAGTTTGCGCTGCAAAATGGTTGTCCATCAGGAACTGGAAAGATTGGGTATTAAAAATGCTGTTGTGGATTTGGGGACTATAGAATTATTCGATGATATCAGCCTTGAACAAAGACAAATTCTGAAAGAAAATTTATTTAAAACAGGACTTGAAGTATTAGATGACAAAAAAAGCATCTTGATTGAAAAAATAAAAAATGTAGTCATCGAAATGATTCATTATTCAGATGCACTTCCAAAAGAAAATTTCTCGGATTATATAAGTGAAAAATTAGGATATGATTATACCTACCTTGCAAATACCTTTTCTGAAGTGAAAGGAATGACGCTGCAACATTTTATCATTATTAATAAAGTAGAAAAGGCAAAAGAACTATTACTATATGACGAGCTCAATCTTACAGAAATCTCATATAAACTCAACTACAGCAGTGTGGCCCATCTCTCCAATCAATTTAAAAAAATTACAGGGCTTTCCCCTTCATTTTATAAGCAGTTGAAACAAAAGCGTCTTGGGAATCTGGAAGACCTATAA